A single region of the Triticum dicoccoides isolate Atlit2015 ecotype Zavitan chromosome 2B, WEW_v2.0, whole genome shotgun sequence genome encodes:
- the LOC119367578 gene encoding uncharacterized protein LOC119367578 — MLSAAAHRPGDASPSRALNGGNDTPAAPCVSHDEPPSPTPKASTSSSDSPSPLLLCLGHRWRGEGRRGSAGSLADSAHGHAVLPTRACISTNGALRFRPRHRRIPANSRLDGGETCSSIAAQPPFQRRVRRGPTATLPVSLLYMKIVGEIATACSVRISRGIPLPTSPSPSPVEVPADVGHAVRTGMPCSSPATNSLLDYSSAPLCGSRGTAARFFTLHLVSGHTLCAVWSYTGKGSPAPRHFSAVRCTIPCSAQK; from the exons ATGTTGTCGGCCGCCGCGCATCGTCCCGGTGATGCATCCCCTTCCCGCGCGCTGAACGGAGGCAATGACACCCCGGCGGCGCCATGTGTCTCCCACGACGAGCCTCCCTCCCCAACCCCCAAGGCATCAACCAGCTCCAGCGACTCACCCTCCCCTCTTCTCCTCTGCCTCGGTCACAGATGGAGGGGTGAGGGGCGGCGCGGCTCGGCAGGCTCTCTGGCTGACTCTGCCCATGGGCATGCAGTTCTGCCCACGCGGGCGTGCATCTCAACCAACGGGGCCTTGCGGTTCCGCCCACGGCACCGACGGATTCCGGCGAACTCTCGATTGGACGGTGGCGAGACGTGCAGTTCAATCGCGGCCCAACCGCCCTTCCAGCGCAGGGTTCGTCGAGGCCCAACCGCCACGCTCCCCGTTTCTCTCCTCTACATGAAGATTGTCGGTGAGATCGCCACCGCCTGCTCTGTCCGCATCTCCCGCGGGATCCCTCTGCCAACCTCCCCTTCCCCATCTCCCGTCGAGGTCCCAGCCGACGTGGGGCATGCAGTGCGGACGGGGATGCCGTGCAGTTCACCGGCAACCAACAGCCTCCTCGACTACTCCTCTGCTCCCCTGTGCGGTTCGCGTGGCACGGCAGCGCGGTTCTTCACTCTGCATTTGGTTTCTGGTCACACTCTGTGTGCAGTTTG GAGCTACACCGGCAAGGGCTCGCCTGCACCAAGGCATTTCTCCGCAGTCCGATGCACGATCCCGTGCAGTGcgcaaaaatag